A region from the Candidatus Methylomirabilota bacterium genome encodes:
- a CDS encoding AbrB/MazE/SpoVT family DNA-binding domain-containing protein, whose translation MKARLVRIGNSRGIRLPKPLIEEAGLTEEVEVRVREGALIIMRAARPRSGWAEAAKRMRQRAEDRLVAGPTPTRFDDKDWKW comes from the coding sequence ATGAAGGCTCGGCTGGTGCGCATCGGTAATTCGCGGGGGATTCGCCTGCCCAAGCCTCTCATCGAGGAAGCCGGTCTCACCGAGGAGGTGGAGGTCCGCGTCAGGGAGGGCGCTCTCATCATCATGCGCGCGGCGCGGCCCCGTTCCGGGTGGGCCGAGGCGGCGAAGCGGATGCGGCAAAGGGCCGAAGACCGGCTCGTGGCGGGACCGACGCCCACACGATTCGACGACAAGGATTGGAAGTGGTAG
- a CDS encoding type II toxin-antitoxin system PemK/MazF family toxin gives MVAPVGGRRGEVFLVDLNPTRGGEIRKTRPCVVVSPDELNAHLRTLIVAPLTTGGHPYPFRVPCRFGGKAGSVVVDQIRTVDHERLLRRVGRLAPATLGKTLAVLQEMFAP, from the coding sequence GTGGTAGCGCCCGTAGGGGGCAGGCGCGGCGAGGTCTTCCTCGTCGACCTCAATCCCACCCGGGGCGGCGAAATCCGCAAGACGAGGCCCTGCGTCGTCGTGTCCCCCGATGAGCTGAACGCTCATCTCCGCACGCTCATCGTTGCCCCGCTGACAACCGGGGGTCATCCATACCCCTTCCGTGTTCCATGCCGCTTTGGTGGTAAGGCCGGCTCTGTCGTCGTCGACCAGATCCGCACCGTTGATCACGAACGGCTTCTGCGGCGGGTGGGGCGGCTCGCGCCGGCAACACTGGGTAAGACGCTCGCTGTCCTGCAGGAGATGTTCGCGCCGTAG
- a CDS encoding iron ABC transporter permease: MAHVLTAPTPSLASRRSVRVEHVVMAVAVLALAVLVVLPLTFLVWGSMTADGRPTLVHFSEALGSRLYVQALRNSLVLGLWTAALSVAVGLPLAWAVSRTNTPAKRFVHLTAVVSYVTPPFLTAIAFVNLFGPNAGLVNRFVRDVLGAPALTFNVFSMAGLVLVTVPHTFPFVYLLAASALESVDASMEESAQILGASRWRTVAAVTVPLVAPAVLSGALIAFVNAIALFGSQAIIGLPGRVFTLPTRIYALFDYPPQYGLASAMSLIFVAITVVALYLQRRYLAKRSYVTLGGKGSRPQLVDLGPARWGVFAFCVGVFTVAVAAPYLTLLAVSVSKSWGLQFWQNLTLQHYRFVLFEYDVTRRAIWNSLLLASATATLAVLLGSLVGWIDLRTALRGRKLLDYASLIPLGLPGIVVAVALIQFWLRVPLPIYGTLLIILLAYTGRYVPLGVRSANAAFRQIDASLEETARVTGAGWLRTFRSVTLPLARPGLFAGWLLVFVPALQELSASILLFSSGSITLAVAVYNLYETGALEPVAALAIVTMLIITAAIVLATRLGRGAAGAGMPRVERAAVSQ, from the coding sequence ATGGCCCACGTGCTGACGGCGCCGACGCCGAGCCTGGCCTCGCGTCGGTCTGTCCGGGTCGAGCACGTGGTCATGGCCGTCGCGGTCCTGGCCCTGGCCGTCCTGGTCGTGCTGCCCCTGACCTTCCTGGTCTGGGGCAGCATGACCGCCGACGGCCGCCCAACGCTCGTGCACTTCAGCGAGGCGCTGGGAAGCCGGCTCTACGTCCAGGCGCTCCGTAACTCCCTCGTCCTCGGTCTCTGGACGGCGGCGCTGAGCGTCGCCGTCGGCCTGCCGCTGGCCTGGGCGGTGAGCCGAACGAACACACCTGCCAAGCGCTTCGTCCACCTGACGGCGGTCGTCTCGTACGTGACGCCGCCTTTCCTGACCGCGATCGCCTTCGTCAACCTCTTCGGTCCCAACGCGGGCCTGGTCAACCGCTTCGTCCGCGACGTGCTGGGCGCGCCCGCGCTGACCTTCAACGTCTTCTCGATGGCCGGGCTGGTCCTGGTCACCGTGCCCCACACGTTTCCCTTCGTGTACCTGCTGGCTGCCAGCGCGCTGGAGTCGGTCGATGCGTCCATGGAGGAGTCGGCCCAGATCCTGGGCGCGAGCCGCTGGCGCACGGTGGCGGCGGTCACCGTCCCCCTGGTGGCGCCGGCCGTCCTCTCCGGCGCGCTGATCGCCTTCGTGAACGCGATCGCGCTCTTCGGATCGCAGGCGATCATCGGCCTGCCCGGTCGGGTCTTCACGCTGCCGACCCGCATCTACGCCCTCTTCGACTATCCTCCGCAGTACGGGCTGGCCTCGGCGATGTCGTTGATCTTCGTCGCCATCACCGTCGTGGCCCTCTACCTGCAGCGTCGCTATCTGGCCAAGCGCTCGTACGTGACGCTCGGAGGCAAGGGCAGCCGGCCGCAGCTCGTCGACCTCGGCCCGGCCCGGTGGGGCGTCTTCGCCTTCTGCGTGGGCGTCTTCACGGTGGCGGTGGCGGCGCCGTACCTGACCCTGCTCGCCGTATCGGTGAGCAAGTCGTGGGGGCTCCAGTTCTGGCAGAACCTCACGCTCCAGCACTACCGCTTCGTCCTGTTCGAGTACGACGTCACTCGCCGCGCCATCTGGAACAGCCTGCTCCTGGCCAGCGCGACGGCCACGCTGGCCGTCCTGCTGGGGAGCCTGGTCGGCTGGATCGATCTCCGGACCGCGCTCCGGGGCCGGAAGCTCCTCGACTACGCCTCGCTCATCCCGCTGGGCCTGCCGGGCATCGTGGTCGCCGTGGCCCTCATCCAGTTCTGGCTCCGGGTGCCGCTCCCGATCTACGGCACGCTCCTGATCATCCTGCTGGCCTACACCGGGCGCTACGTGCCGCTGGGCGTGCGCTCGGCCAACGCCGCGTTCCGCCAGATCGATGCGTCGCTGGAGGAGACGGCGCGGGTCACCGGCGCCGGCTGGCTGCGCACGTTCAGGAGCGTCACCCTGCCGCTGGCCCGCCCGGGGCTCTTCGCCGGCTGGCTCCTCGTCTTCGTCCCGGCGCTCCAGGAGCTGAGCGCGTCCATCCTGCTCTTCAGCTCCGGGTCGATCACCCTCGCCGTCGCGGTGTACAACCTCTACGAGACCGGAGCCCTGGAGCCGGTGGCGGCGCTGGCGATCGTCACCATGCTGATCATCACCGCGGCCATCGTCCTGGCCACCCGGCTCGGCCGGGGCGCCGCCGGCGCCGGGATGCCGCGCGTCGAGCGGGCTGCGGTGAGCCAGTGA